One genomic segment of Mangifera indica cultivar Alphonso chromosome 6, CATAS_Mindica_2.1, whole genome shotgun sequence includes these proteins:
- the LOC123217962 gene encoding triose phosphate/phosphate translocator, chloroplastic-like — MESRVLSRATTISTVSNIRKLQRESNHNFSFVSVKPIGAVGEGGNVIWGRQLRPALLLESSHAAAALFSGKREILRPCLAATSSPAEGGDSAGGAKVGFFDKYPALVTGFFFFMWYFLNVIFNILNKKIYNYFPYPYFVSVIHLLVGVVYCSFSWAVGLPKRAPIDSKLLKLLIPVAVCHAVGHITSNVSFAAVAVSFTHTIKALEPFFNAAASQFVLGQSIPITLWLSLAPVVIGVSMASLTELSFNWTGFISAMISNISFTYRSIYSKKAMTDMDSTNVYAYISIIALVVCIPPAIIVEGPSLVKHGFADAIAKVGTLKFVSDLFWVGMFYHLYNQLATNTLERVSPLTHAVGNVLKRVFVIGFSILAFGNKISTQTGIGTVIAIAGVAIYSFIKAKMEEEKRQTKAA; from the exons ATGGAGTCGCGAGTGCTGTCACGTGCCACCACCATCTCTACTGTCTCTAACATCCGAAAGCTGCAGCGGGAGAGCAACCACAACTTCAGCTTCGTATCCGTTAAGCCAATTGGAGCTGTTGGTGAAGGAGGTAATGTGATCTGGGGGAGACAGCTACGTCCAGCTTTACTCCTCGAGAGCTCGCATGCTGCTGCCGCCTTGTTCTCAGGAAAAAGGGAGATTCTCCGGCCTTGCCTAGCCGCCACTTCTTCGCCTGCCGAAGGAGGCGATTCCGCCGG AGGAGCGAAGGTCGGGTTCTTCGACAAGTACCCGGCCCTGGTCACcgggttttttttcttcatgtg GTACTTCTTGAACGTGATATTCAACATTTTAAACAAGAAGATTTACAATTACTTTCCCTATCCTTA TTTTGTGTCAGTTATTCATTTGCTGGTCGGAGTTGTTTACTGCTCATTTAGCTGGGCCGTTGGCCTTCCCAAGCGCGCT CCTATCGATTCTAAACTCCTAAAGCTGTTGATCCCTGTGGCTGTGTGTCATGCGGTAGGCCATATCACCAGCAATGTCTCCTTTGCAGCAGTTGCTGTCTCATTTACTCATACCATCAAAG cTCTTGAGCCCTTCTTCAATGCTGCTGCTTCTCAGTTCGTACTAGGACAATCAATACCCATCACTCTATGGCTGTCTCTAGCTCCTGTTGTTATTG GTGTGTCCATGGCTTCATTGACTGAACTTTCATTCAACTGGACGGGCTTCATTAGTGCTATGATATCCAACATATCATTCACTTACAGGAGTATCTATTCAAAGAAAGCCATG ACTGATATGGACAGTACTAATGTATATGCTTACATTTCTATCATTGCCCTCGTTGTCTGTATTCCACCTGCCATTATT GTTGAGGGACCTTCACTGGTCAAGCATGGTTTTGCTGATGCAATTGCAAAAGTGGGTACACTCAAGTTTGTCTCAGATCTTTTCTGGGTGGGAATGTTTTACCATCTCTACAATCAG TTGGCTACCAACACATTGGAGCGGGTTTCACCTCTTACGCATGCAGTTGGCAACGTGCTGAAACGTGTGTTTGTGATTGGGTTCTCAATACTGGCCTTTG GTAACAAGATCTCAACACAAACAGGTATTGGAACAGTCATTGCAATTGCTGGAGTTGCAATTTATTCTTTCATTAAGGCCAAGATGGAAGAAGAGAAACGA caaaCGAAAGCAGCATGA